The genomic interval ACGTTTTGTTTAACTTCCAGTGCATAGGTGGGGTTAAAAAATAAGAGGGTGCTCTAACAGATCCAGTGCACTGTGTTACTTAAGAGTGTTTAGTGCTTGCAAtgaattgatatttaaatttattcttctcaTATTAATAGATTTACCTAATAGATTTTACAgacaaaaaatttaatttttaatatcagtTCCTGAAACTACAGAGACACTTTTGAAATACAGAGGATCATTAGGGACACTTTTAAaacttatacttcaataaattagaaaatctagaagatattgaAAAAGTTTTAGACAGGTATTACCTGCTCAACGTGAGTCAAgtggatatagaaaacctaaacagaccaatgtcAAGTATGGAGATTAAAGTAGAAATTGAAACCTTCTAAGAAGAAAAGTTTAGGACCATGGATCCTCAGCTGCACTTTGCCAAAccttgaaagaagaaatgatgCTATCTcccttaaattattccatgacaTAGAAATGAAGTAACACCTTCAAATTCATGGTACAGACAGGATCACCCTGATACAAAAACCAAcacaaatcaaaggaaaaaaatactacatatcaatatccctgatgagcaTAGATGTTAAAGTTCTTGAAAATATATTGACAATCAACAtccaaaaacatattaagaagatagtgcaccatgatcaagtggattaatcccagggatgtaagattggttcaacatatatgaattaaaaaatataatccaaCACATGAATAAGAGTAAAGACAAAAAACCACATGGTTATCCccatatatggaaaaaaaaacccttgacaAAATCCAGTTTCTATTCATGTTAAAGACACTGAAGAAAATAGTGACAAAAGGAACTTAACTCAACATCAAAGATACTACATGTgacatgtttatagtagcacaattcacaatagccaaacaatggaacagcctaggtgtccatgaattaatgaatggataaagaaaatgtggtttatatacagaatggagttttattaagctgtgaagaaaaatgattttgtcatttgcaggaaaatggatggaactggaaaccatTATGTTacgcaaaataagtcaaactcagaagatcaagggggctatgttttttctcatatggaagctagagaggataaaggaaaagaaaagtgggggcaaatctcatgaaaatcaaagggagatcagtagaggaaatgCACCAACAGGAGGGCAGTGAAGAGGGAGGgtggaaatactggggactaaTATTTGCAAAAGTATATTGTTGTATTGTGTCATGTATGAATCTGTAACAACaaacattgtgtacaaccataatgcaccaatagaaatgtggaaaaacaaaaacatactgtacatgacaaacccaaagtcaacatcacaccaaagaagtaaaaactgaaagcatttcctctaaaatcaggaacaagacaaattTCCACACTCGCCACTTCTATTTGATATcattcttgaaacactagccaacACAATcagtaaagagaagaaaatttaagaGGTACAATAGGAAAAAAggtcaaattatctgtttgcagACAACATCGTCCCATacagacccccccaaaaaaatccaccagaagacttctagaattGATAagcaaatttagcaaagtagcaggacataatattagcatataaaaatcaatagatttCCTATACTTCAATACTGAGTCTGCTGATAAAGAAATGAGGGccacaattccattcacaatagcctaaccaaaaaacaaacaaacaaacaaacctgggaataaatttaaccaacgAGGTGAAAGATCTGCACAATGAAAgtatagaatactgaagaaagaagtagaaaatatcttagaagatggaaagacctcccatgttcttggagaggcagaattaatagtcaGGTATTAATATTGTCATATCTGCCATTTGACCAGAAAtgatatacaaatttaatgcaacccccatcaaaatatcaatggcatttttcattcacagaactagaaaaaactgtcctaaaattaatatagaagactaaaagactcagaatagccaaagcattcCTGAGCAATAAGAGTGgtgctggaggcatcataatacttgatttcaaattatagtttataaaaatagtaacaaaactgTGATAGTTGGACAAAGACAAGCATGAAAATCAATGGTGAAAAAAGACACAGAGCCAGAGGCCTGAAGATACAGCCATCAGATTGTCAAAAACATACGctagagaaaagacagtctttggAAAGAAAGGACTTCTTGTTGTATACCAACCAATGTCTGTagcaattcacagtagctaattTGCAGAACCAGTCTAGGTACCCATCATCAGACAAGTGGACAAAGAATATGTGGTGTGTATATACAGTGGAGTTTACTCTGccataacaaagaatgaaaatatgttaTTTGCTGGTAAAAAGAATGGAATGGAGAACaccatgctaattgaaataaaatagactcagaaagtcaagagtcaaacGTTTTCTCATGTGAAGGTAaaggattgaaaaaaagaaaatagaaatggggATCTCAGAGGGACATGAATGAAATAGAGGACGGGTTCCggtgggaggaaggaggacaggCTACTGGGAAATACTGgtgaatgaaatctaccaaattatgctatttaTGGAcaaatgggttttttaaaaaggttcaatctttctttctttctttctttctttctttctttctttctttctttctttctttcttgatgcaGATTGAATGCAGATTGATGCAGATTGAAtctaggacctcatgcatgctaagtacacactttaccactgagttatagtcCTATTCCctatctttataaaaatttattattattaatttaattttatggttttttacataaatggagcacaacttttcatttctcaggtTGTACATGATGTCGAGTCACACCACTCATGCAACCCTACTCATACACGGGGGTgataatgttcatctcattctactttctttccccatattcaccccccccacccctgcgCTTTCTGctccatccaaagttcctccattcattGCTTGACCCCTGCCCATTATGGTTCAGTGTCTACTTATATATAACACAATGAATCCTGCTgacatatatgtaataaaaatgtaataataataataataataataatagaagggaggtTGGTGGGGTAGATCAAGTAGACTTGGAAAGATAGGAGATAGGATAAGGCAAGGTGTTTCAGAACAAGACTGTTCAAATGATGTCATGTACATTTACAAATATGGCATAACAAATTCCACTATTTCCCACAATTCTAATgtaccattaaaaataaactaaatagaaGATATTGGATATGTACAAAAATGGACTTAGTTTCCCCTCATAATGTTGTGGGCACCATATGATTCAGATAATCTCCAAAGATTCTTCTAAGGAAGGATgtccagaaagatttttttttctgggattggtGCCTTATAGAAGTCAAACATCCCTTGGAATAAACCTTGTAACTTTGAAATTAAACTACAGGGAATAAAAAAAGAGTTTCTACAAGGAGGAAACCTATTTATCTTACACAGACACAAGATGGGCTGATAATCTTCcagtctgttttcttctttgtaccCCAAGGGAGCTGAATCATTTGGAGAATGGAAAGACaacataacattttatttaatgaggAGTTTGGAGACTTCAAAGGTTGAGATTCTAGACACTATAAACCTTCCATTTTTGTCCCTCACCAGCATGTTTCTGATCTCAGCTTCTATGAAAACACATGAGGGCTTCCCACGGACGCATCATGGAGAAGAGAAAGCTTCAGTCACACCCATCACGGAGGGCTGGTGTGTCCCAGTGAGGCTGGTCATAGTGAGAAGGAAAAGAGCAGAGAGCGTGGGTGCTGGGCTATGCCCTAGAATGACCATACTgggaatcaatctctctctctctctctctctctctctctctctctctctctctctctccctctcttttagCTTTTGAAGGTGAAGTGCCTGTACTTGGAAGGGACTTAGTTTCTGTTGACATCTTTCTATTCTAGAAAttcttccatttcattttctcattctttggaTTCTAGAGTTTCTCTCTAATTTTAAGCTGAGTCTCTGATTCTTCTTCACTCTCTCCTGTAAGTTGTAGGCTCCTGTCAGATTTCCTGCATCCAATTATTCAGGCATTAACTACTCACCTGAAATCTGTTAAGCAGAGGTATCAAATTTGAtgggcatttatttttatttcctgaccTATGTTTACTGGCAGATTTGAGTTACTGGTAGCTTTGATTCGTTTTACTCATAGTTATCCTTTCACTGTGGTGTCCAAAATAGCAtctatcaataaagaaaatatttttggtatttaattacTAACccaacttccttttctttttacattccCAATTCCTTTAAATGTCCAGGAAAATCTCAAATGATTGAGTTGGAGAAGACTGTCCTGGAGTGTTGGTGGACTCAATATGAATACTCCAGTGTTTCACTTAACATTTCCTGTTGAGATAGTTTAAAAACCATTCTTTACTGGGTTCAGAAAGGGTCCTTGTTAACTGACAGTCTCCAACATTATAAATGCCTGTTCCATCTtcctaggagccacagcaaaagtattatgatacatggcacctttggtttaggtgactgccagctagccattgagatgatatgattatgttaagatttacattcatatggaaattggactcctgctgttcaccccAGCCTGTTAGGGGACTCATGTTatgggactcccggagagttcccattggttggggaaggatagtaggagggaatttccgggggaggtccgggccccCGGTTCCGGTGgagacacacgtgtgtggacctgCTTGCTAGCAGGGCTCACACGGGACACTGgcggctttttaaaaataaagctttgttcctgcttgagtggcttgtgtttctgtgcccagccggatTGTGGCACCATCTTCCCAAATCCAGTCTTCTAATGTGATTGTTGTTAGGATGGGTATTCAGTGCTCTAGTCTTGTGACAAATTATGTTAACATTTGTACTTTGAGGGGGCTTTCATTCAGATACTTGGTATTCCTGGTTCATCAtgtgttattcttttaaaataaatatcagtgtGTTGTATTAGACCTTGCTACTCAATTTCATGTCTATGTTCAGGCAGGTGGGAAGTTTGAAGCTTTCTCTTTTATCTTATGGTAGAGATTTAGGTCTCATTATTCATTATGCAGCCAACATTTGTGTTTGTTCAAATACATATAACAGCAAAGAAGGGCGTCCATCCAAGGTGATGTTGTAACTGGGGTGCCCATGGGCTGCTTATTGGATATTGGTTTTACCTCCTTCTCCAGCAGATACACAAGATACATGGAAGCAGAGAACCACACAGGCTTAGCCCAGTTTCTCCTCTTGGTCCTCTCAGAGAATCCTGAACTGCAATCCTTTCTGTTTGGACTGTTCCTAATcatgtacctggtcacagtgcttgggaacctgctcatcatcctggctgtcagctctgacccccacctccacacccccatgtacttcttcctctccaacctgtccttggctGACATCTGTTTCACCTCCACCACGGTCccaaagatgctggtgaacatccaggCACAGAGGAAAGACATCTCCTACACAGAGTGCCTCACTCAGGCGTATTATTGTCTGATTTTTGTTGGAATAGATGTTTTACTACTGACGATAATGGTGTATGACAGATTTGCAGCcatctgccatcccctgaactaTATAGTCATCATGAGCCCTCGGCACTGTGGCCTTCTGGTTCTGATTTCTTGGTTTATCGTATGCTCAGTGTCCCTGATTCATATCCTATTGCTGAAGCAGCTGACCTTCTCTATGGGCACTGAAATCCCacatttcttctgtgaactgGCTCAGCTTCTCAAGGTGGCCACCTCTGACACCCTCGTCAACAATATCTTTATGTTTGTGGTGGCTGTTGTGATGGGTACGATTTCTGTCACTGGAATTCTCTTCTCTTACTCTCAGATTGTCTCCTCCTTAATGAAGATGTCCTCTGTGAGCAAGTATAAAGCCTTTTCCACCTGTGGGTCCCACCTCTGTGTGGTCTCCTTGTTCTATGGAACAGACCTTGAGGTTCACCTCAGTTCTCCTCTGAGTCATTCTGCCCAGCAAATCTCTATTGCCTcagtgatgtacactgtggtcacccccatgctgaaccccttcatctacagtctgaggaacagGGACATCACTGGAGCCCTGAGGAGACTCTTCCGAGGGAAGCCCTAGAGGAGATATTGTCCACGTCTTGCCTGTGGACACGGGCCTCAAAGACATGGACCAGACCCTGCACTTCTTTATCCAGACCATGAAGTAGACCTTGTGCCTTCTGTTGATTTCCTGGAAGtctgattctttgttttcaacCTCTTTATTGTGTCCTAACCTCATTGGAAAGTCCCTGCTCTCCCGACACCCAACATGTCTTCCCTCTCAGGTTCCTGCTTTCCCAATGTCCTTTCCCCCAGATCAGACAGTCTGGAGGTTCCCAGGAGTCTCCCATGGT from Urocitellus parryii isolate mUroPar1 chromosome 3, mUroPar1.hap1, whole genome shotgun sequence carries:
- the LOC144253568 gene encoding olfactory receptor 7D4-like, with product MEAENHTGLAQFLLLVLSENPELQSFLFGLFLIMYLVTVLGNLLIILAVSSDPHLHTPMYFFLSNLSLADICFTSTTVPKMLVNIQAQRKDISYTECLTQAYYCLIFVGIDVLLLTIMVYDRFAAICHPLNYIVIMSPRHCGLLVLISWFIVCSVSLIHILLLKQLTFSMGTEIPHFFCELAQLLKVATSDTLVNNIFMFVVAVVMGTISVTGILFSYSQIVSSLMKMSSVSKYKAFSTCGSHLCVVSLFYGTDLEVHLSSPLSHSAQQISIASVMYTVVTPMLNPFIYSLRNRDITGALRRLLSKTCSCP